GCGTGAAGCGCTTCGGTGGTCAGGTCGTCAGCGCCGGCGAGATCATCATCCGGCAGCGGGGCACCAAGTTCCACCCGGGTGACCTGGTCGGCCGCGGCGGAGACGACACGCTCTTCGCGCTGGCCGCCGGTGCGGTCCAGTTCGGTACCAAGCGCGGTCGCAAGACCGTCAGCATCGTTCCGGCTGGTCAGTAGTCTTCCGACGAAGCGGGCCGGGGACCTGGTGTCCCGGCCCGCTTCGTCTTTTCGCGTCCGGCGGTGTCCCGGACGTTCCATGCGCGGGGGAGGGTCCTCGCGGAGAGGATCGATGACATGACGATGTTCGTGGACCGGGTCGTCCTGCACCTGCGGGCGGGTGACGGCGGGCACGGCTGTGTCTCGATCCACCGGGAGAAGTTCAAGCCCTTCGGTGGCCCGGACGGCGGCAACGGCGGGCACGGCGGCAGCGTCTCGCTGGTCGTCGACCCGCAGGTGCACACCCTGCTCGACTTCCACTTCCGCCCGCACGTCAAGGCCGACAACGGCAAGGGCGGCGCGGGCTCGAACCGGGACGGGGCCAACGGCCGTGACCTGGTGATCAAGGTGCCCAACGGCACCGTGGTGCAGACCGCCGACGGCACCGTGCTCGCCGACCTGGTCGGTGCCGGCACCACGTTCGAGGCGGCCCGGGGTGGCCGGGGTGGCCGGGGTAACGCCTCGCTGGCCAACGCCCGGCGCAAGGCCCCCGGCTTCGCCGAGCTGGGCGAGCCCGGCGACCAGCTCGATGTCGTCCTGGAGCTGAAGAGCGTCGCCGACGTCGGACTGGTCGGCTACCCGTCGGCCGGCAAGTCGTCGCTGATCTCGGTGATCTCCGCAGCCAAGCCGAAGATCGCCGACTACCCGTTCACCACGCTGGTGCCGAACCTCGGCGTGGTCCAGGCCGGCGAGCGCACCTTCACCGTCGCCGACGTACCGGGCCTGATCCCCGGCGCGGCCACCGGCAAGGGGTTGGGGCTGGAGTTCCTCCGGCACATCGAGCGCTGTTCGGTGCTGGTGCACGTGGTCGACACCGCCACCCTGGAGCCGGGGCGGGACCCGGCGGCCGACATCGACACCATCGAGGCGGAGCTGACCGCGTACGGGGGCTGGAGGACCGGCCCCGGCTGATCGTGCTGAACAAGGTCGACGTGCCGGACGGGCGGGACCTCGCCGAGATCGTCCGGCCGGACCTGGAGGTCCGTGGCTGGCCGATCTTCGAGGTCTCCGCGGCCACCCGGGAGGGGCTGCGCGAGCTGACCTACGCGATGGCGGAGCTGGTGGAACAGACCCGGCAGGCCGCGCCGCCGGTTGAGCCGACCCGGATCGTCATCCGGCCGCAGGCGGTCGACGATGCCGGCTTCACCATCGAGGCGCAGCCCGACGGCTCGTACGTGGTGCGCGGCACGCGTCCGGAGCGCTGGGTGCGGCAGACGAACTTCGACAACGACGAGGCGGTCGGCTACCTCGCCGACCGGCTGGCCCGGCTCGGCGTCGAGGACAAGCTCGCCAAGGCCGGCGCGCAGGCCGGCGACCTGGTGCGGATCGGGGAGCGCGAGTTCGACTGGCAGCCCACCCTCTACGCCGGGGTCGACTTCGTCCCCGGCAACCGGGGCACCGACATCCGGCTGGAGGAGAAGTCGACCCGGGTCTCGACGGCCGACCGGCTCGCCGCGCGCAAGGCCCGCCGGCAGCGCCCGGCCGACGAGATCGAAGCCGGTCCGGCCGAGGGCGACGAGAGCGACGACGCCGAATAGCTGGCTACGCTCCCTGACCGGGTCGACCGCTGGAAACCTAGGGGAAATCCGGTGGTCCTAGCGTGACGGAATGCTGATCCAGATGCGCCCCGCCAGCGACCCCGAGATCGCCGCGCTGATCGCGGCGCAGCAGTGGGAGTTGCGGGAGGCCCACGGGGGACTGGCGGGCCAGGCCACCGAGACCCGGGACGACGTCCGCTACCTGGCGGTCGTGGTCAACGGGCGGGCGGTGGCCTGCGGTGGCATCCAGGCGCTGGACAGCGGCACCGGTGAGATCAAGCGAATGTACGTCCGGCCGGCGTTCCGGGGTCGCGGGATCGGCCGGCAACTGCTGGTCGCCCTCGAGGAAGTGGCCTTCCAACAGGGACTCCACACTCTCTGCCTGGAGACCGCGACGTATCTGCCGGCCGCGATCGCGCTCTACACCTCCGGCGGGTACGCCTCGGTGCCGCTCTTCGGGGAGTACGTCGGCAAGGCGTACAGCGTCTGCTTCGCCAAGCGCCTTCCGCTGGCCGCCTGAACTCCCGAGTTTTCACCGTCCGTAGTCGTCTCGGCCGTGCGGGGTGAGCTGGTCGGGGTGAGCCGGTCGGTCGTGGGCGTGCCGACCGGCCACTGTGTCTCGGGCGACGACAGCGCGGACGGAACCCGTGAAGAAAGAAGGCATGGAGCCGTAAGCCAGGGGTAGGTCAGTAGACAGCCGACGAGAAAGCCGGCGTACATCCCCAGCTGAACCGCGACGAGTCTATCCCAGCGGACGGAAGGCAGACCATGACCTACGATCCGGCAACCACCTCGAATCACGGCTACGGATACGAGCCGCAGAACGGCACGTACGGATCGCACACCGCCACGTACGAGTCGCACAACGGAATCGAGTCGCACAACGGAACGTCGACGTCGGACAATGGCGTACGCGAGCAGGCCCGGCAGGTCGGAGCGGAGGCCGCCCAGGCGGGCGGCGCGGTCGCGCACACGGCCAGGGAACAGGGCCGGGAGGTGGTCGACGAGGCCACCCGACAGGCCCGCAACGTCTACGGCGAGGCCCGCAGCCAGCTCGCCAGCCAGGCCAGTGACCAGCAGCGACGCGCGGCGGGCGGCCTACGGTCGCTGGCCGACGAGATGCGCTCGATGGCGCACCAGGGCGGGCAGGCCGGTCCGGTGACAGAACTCGCCCACCAGGCCGCCGAGCGGGTGCACGGCGTCGCCAACTGGCTCGACGAACGTCAGCCGGGTGACCTGCTGCACGAGGTCCGCGACTACGCCCGCCGCAACCCCGGCACCTTCCTGGTGGGCGCGGCCGTGCTCGGCGTCCTCGCCGGCCGGCTGACCAGGAACATGGCCGCCACCGACAGCGGCCAGCACGCGATGAACGGGCATCGGGCCTACCAGCCGGTCGCGGACCTGGACCGCACCGCGGTGCTCCCGCCCGCCGGCTACCCGATGCCCGACCCGGGCTACGCCGACCCGATGACCGACGGCTACCACCAGTCCCCGCGCCCGGGCGGCTACGCCGATCCCATGCCGTCCAGCGGCTACGCCGATCCCATGCCGTCCAGCGGCTATGCCGACCCCATGCCGTCCGGCGGCTACGCCGACCCCATGCCCCCCAGCGGTACCGGCCGGCCGCTGCCGCCGGTCGACCAGACCGACCCGCTGCCGGGCGTCCCGTCGAGCGGGTTCACCCGCCCGTGAAGCCGCTGACCAGCCGGCGCGTCCCCGGCGGGGCGCGGGCCGGCGCGCACGGAAAGGAGCCGGCGGCGTGAGCATGCCGACGCAGGGGTACGACCCCGCCCAACAGCCCACGATGAACCTGAACGGGCACTCCCGCCCGCACACCGCCGAAGAGGTCACCGGGCGTTCGGTCGGCGACCTCATGCGGCAGGTCACGGCCGACCTCTCCACGCTGATGCGGCAGGAGGTGGAGTTGGCCAAGGCCGAGATCCGCGAGGAGGGGAAGAAAGCGGGCAAGGCCGCCGGATTCTTCGGCGGAGCCGGCTTCGGCGGCTACATGGTGGCCCTGTTCCTCTCGCTCGCCCTCTGGGGCGGCCTGTCGAACGTGATGGACGCAGGCTGGGCGGCACTGATCGTCGCCGTCCTCTGGGGCGTGGTCGCCGCCGTCCTCTACTCGATGGGCAAGAAGAACGCCGAGCGCGTACGCGGTCTGAAGCGCACGAACGACACCGTGCACCGGATCCCGGGCGCCTTGAAGCCCCACCCGGAGGGAGTGACCCGATGAGCACCGATCCCGACCAGATCCGCCGCGAGATCGAAGCCACCCGCAACAACCTGAGCTCCGATGTGGACGCGCTGGCGTACAAGGTCAGCCCGAGCCGCATCGTCGACGATCGCAAGCAGCGGGCGCGCGACGCCCTGCAGAATGTGAGGGACAAGGTGATGGGAACCGCGTCTGACCTCGGACACACCGGCGGGCACGCCGCCCACTCGGTCACCGACCGTGCCTCCTCGGCGGCGTCCAGCGTCGGGCACGCGGCGCACTCGGCCGCCTCGTCCGTGCAGGACGCGGCGCACCGGGCACCGCAGACGCTGCGGCACAAGTCCCAGGGAAATCCGCTGGCCGCCGGCCTGATCGCCTTCGGCGTGGGCTGGCTGGCATCGTCGCTGCTGCCCGCCACCGACCGGGAACAGCGGGCCGCCACGCAGGTGAAGGAGAAGGCCCGGGAGCACTCCCACCTGGTCACCGACAAGCTGGGCGAGGTCGCCGGGGAGATGAAGGAGCAGCTCCGCGAACCGGCGACGCGGGCCACCGAGTCGGTGAAGTCGACTGCCCAAGAGGCCGCGCAGACGGTCAAGGACGACACCAAGGCCGCCGCGCACGACGTGAAGGACCAGGCACAGTACGCGCGCGAACAGGTTCGGCACTGACCAGCCGTACGGACCCGTACACCGCGGCTCGCGGCCACCCCGGCACCACCCGCCGGAGGTGGCCGCGAGCCGTTTCCGTCGCCGCCCGTGCGCTGACCTTCTTGTGGTTGGTTGGTAGCAGGGGTCCCCTGTTACCGCCTTTTGCCGAGCAGGGGACCCCTGCAACCACCTCAGCGGGGCCGGGTGTCTGGCGCGTACGCCAGGGTCCCGGATGTCCTCCAGCACCACGGGCCTTTTTCGTGCGCGGGTGTTCGCACAGGCTGTGATCGAGGTGAGGCATTGGTGCTCTCGGTGTCGGTTCTCGTGTCACACGGCACCTCGCCGGTCTGGAGCCGATGGGTTTCCTCGGTTGTGGGGTGTGGGCCAGCCGCGGATGGGTTCGCTGGCTCCTCCCCGTCGGCCCGGTTCCTGCTTGGCTGGGTGGACCGGCGGCAGGGTACGGCGGCCGGTGCCGGTGAGGGGAAGGGGCGGCATGAAGGACAACAGGTCACCACGGTGGCGGGCGGACGGGCGGCGGGTACCGTCTCCGCCTCGGCTCTACACCGCGCATCTCGCCTTCGAGGCGGCGCACCTGACCGAGGCACGCGAGCGGGCGGTGGAGTACGCGGAGGCGCTCAGCCTGCTCCGTCCCGAGCTGGCCCTCGGCGCCGCCGCCTGCTCCCCGGCCGGGGCCTGGCACCGCGCGGAGCCGCTGTTCTGCGGGTCGGTCGGCCCGGACGAGGAACGGTGCGCCGACGTGGCCGGCCATCCCGGCTTCCACCACGCCCCCGGACCAGGTGGCCTCGGCTGGGGCGACGGTGACGGCGACCGCTGAGACCAGGAAGGCTGCGACGGCCGGGGGCGACGGCGATGGCTGGGGTGACGGGCGACGGTGACCGCTGGGGTGACGGCGAACGCTGACCGTCCGGACCGGGCGGCGTGGGGCTTCCGCGAGCCGGGACCCCACGCCGTACGGTCGTCGATCGGATGTCTGACCCGCGCGGAGGCGTCAGTCCAGGTCGAACTCGCCATCCTGCGCGCCGGCGACGAAGGCGTCCCACTCGTCCTGGGTGAAGACCAGGACGGGGCCGTCCGGCTCGGCCGAGTTGCGCATGCCGATCAGGTCGTCGACGAAGGCGACCTCGACCGCGCTGTCGGAGGTGTCCCCCTCGGCGCGCTGCCAGACGGCCCGCGACAGGTCGAAATCGCCCTTGGGGTGCTGACCCATTGTTGCTTCCTCCAGTGCCGAGTGTAATGGGAACGCTGTCCGTTCCCTCATCGGGCAGGATAAGCGGATGCCGAGCCTGAGCCGTGTAGAGGCGACTGCGCGTGGCGCGTTGATTACCGTCGAGTCCTACCAGGTGGACCTGGACCTGACCGGTGACAGCGACGACCGCTTCCGCTCCCACGCCACCATCACCTTCCGGGCCACCCCCGGAGCCGGGACCTTCGTCGAGGTCAAGCCCGCCCGGCTGACCCGGGTCCGCCTCAACGACCGCGACCTCGACCCGGGTCTGTTGGTCGACAACCGCCTGCCGCTGACCGAGCTGGCCGCAGTGAACACGCTGACCGTCGAGGCCGAGATGGCGTACTCGAACACCGGCGAGGGCATGCACCGGTTCGTCGACCCGGCGGACGGCGAGACGTACCTCTACGCCATGTCCTTCCTGGACGACGTGCAGCGCATCTTCGCCGCCTTCGACCAGCCCGACCTGAAGGCCCCGGTGACCCTGTCGGTCACCGCCCCACCGGAGTGGACGGTCGCGGCCAACGGACGGCTCGCCGCCAGGCCCCGCCCCGGGCGCTGGGAGTTCGCCCCGACCGCGCCGCTGGCGACGTACTTCTTCAGCCTGATCGCCGGGCCGTACCACGTCCGGCAGACCGAGCACGACGGCATTCCGCTCGGCCTGTACTGCCGACGCTCCCTCGCCACGCACCTGGACGCCGACGCCGAGGAGATCTTCACCGTCACCCGGCAGTGCCTCGACCGGTTCCACCAGCTCTTCGCCGAGCGCTATCCGTTCGACAAGTACGACCAGGCGTTCGTGCCCGAGTTCAACGCCGGGGCGATGGAGAACCCCGGGCTGGTCACCATCCGGGACGACTACGTCTTCCGGTCGGCGGTCACCGACTCGCAGCGCGAACTGCGGGCCACCACGATCGCCCACGAGATGGCCCACATGTGGTTCGGTGACCTGGTCACCATGCGCTGGTGGGACGACCTGTGGCTGAACGAGTCCTTCGCCGAGTATCTCGGGGTCCGGGTCACCGCCGAGGCCACCCGCTTCGACCAGGCGTGGACGACCTTCGCGCTGCGGCGCAAGGCCTGGGGGTACGCCGCCGACCAGCGTCCCTCGACCCATCCGGTCGCCCCGGAGGAGGTCGCCGACGCCGCCGAGGCCCTGCTCAACTTCGACGGCATCTCGTACGCCAAGGGCGCCGGCGTCCTGCGGCAGCTCGTCGCGTGGCTCGGTGACGAGGCCTTCCTCGCCGGCCTGAACGCGCACTTCGCCGCGCACCGCTTCGGCAACGCCACCCTCGCCGACCTGCTCGCCAGCCTGAGCGCCGCCAGCGGGCGCGACCTCGGCGGCTGGGCGGAGAGCTGGCTGCGTCGCCCGGAGGTGAACACCCTGCGGGCCGAGGTGGGCCTGGACGCCGACGGTCGGTACACCGAGGTGGCGATCACGCAGACCGCTCCGGAGACCCACCCGGTGCTGCGGTCGCACCGGATCGGGGTCGGGCTCTACTCGGTCGACGGCACGGTCCAGCGGCAGGAGGTCGACCTCGACCCGGCGACCGACGGGGGGCGTACCGTCCTCTCCGGGTTGACCGGGCAGCCGGCGGCTCGGCTGCTGCTGCCCAACGACGGTGACCTGACCTTCGCCAAGGTACGCCTCGACCCCGCCTCGGCGGACGCCGTACCGCTGGTGCTGCCCGGACTGGCCGACCCGCTGGCCCGCGCGCTGCTCTGGGGTGAGGCGCTGCACGCCGCGATCGACGGGGAACGGCCGGTCACCGCCGTGGTGGCGTTGATCGCGGCGGCGCTGCCCACCGAGACCGAGGTGATCATCGCCGAGGACGTGCTCGGGCTGAGCCGTCCGCTGATCGACCGCTATCTCGAACCGGCGGCGCGGGACGCGGCCCTGGCCGAGGTTGCCGGGGCCTGTCAGCGACTGCTGGCCGCCGCCCCGGCCGGTGGTTCGCTGCAACTCGCCGCCGCCCAGGGGCTCATCGGGGCCAGCACCGACACCGCGCTGCTCGGCGGCTGGCTGGCCGGGGCGGGCGTGCCCGACGGGCTGGCCGTCGACGCCGATCTGCGCTGGGCGCTGCTGCACCGGCTGGCGGTGCTCGGTGCGGTCGGCGAGGCGGAGATCGCCGCCGAGTCGGCCGCCGACCCGAGCGCGACCGGTGCGGTGGAGGCGGTCCGGTGCCGGGCGGCCCTGCCCGACCCGGACGCCAAGCGGCGGGCCTGGGAGATCGTCACCAGGGACACCGACCTGTCCAACCGGCTGGTCGAGGGGGCCGCCGACAACTTCTGGCAGCCCGAGCAGGCCGAGTTGACCGAGCCGTACGTGGCGCGGTACTTCGCCGAGATGCCGGCGGCGGCGACGCTGCGTACCCCGTGGGTGGCCGAGCACGTCGCGAAGCTGGCCTACCCCCGCTACGCGGTGGCGGCGTCGACCCGGGAGTTGGCCGCGGCGCTGCTGAGCCGCGCGGACCTCACCCCCGACCTGCGCCGGGTCGTCATCGACGCCGACGACGACCTGCGGCGTGCCCTGATCGCCCGGACGGCCCGCGCGGTGGCGGCGTAGCACCCAGCCGGGTTGCCGTCTTGCGCACGTCGACCCGGCCGACCCGGGTCTGCGGCAGCGGTCGCTGTGACCGCTGCCGCACCCGCAGGGCAGGTCAGTGGCCTTCCAACGGGCATACGATCACCGGATGGAGGAAGACATCCGGCGAATCGGGATCATGGGTGGCACCTTCGACCCGATCCACCACGGCCACCTCGTGGCGGCCAGCGAGGTCGCCGACCGGTTCGGGCTGGACGAGGTGGTCTTCGTCCCTACCGGGCAGCCGTGGCAGAAGGCCGACGAGCCGGTCAGCCCGGCCGAGGACCGCTACCTGATGACGGTGGTCGCCACCGCCTCCAACCCGCGTTTCCAGGTCAGTCGGGTCGACATCGACCGGGGCGGTCCCACCTACACCGTCGACACGCTGCGTGACCTACAGGCCGAGTACGGCCCGAAGGTGCAGTTGTACTTCATCACCGGGGCGGACGCCCTGGCCCGGATCATCTCCTGGAAGGACCTGGACGAGATCTTCGAGCTGGCCCACTTCATCGGGGTCACCCGGCCGGGGTTCGAACTCTCCGACGCGCACGTGCCCGCCGACACGGTGAGCCTGGTGCAGGTGCCGGCGATGGCGATCTCGTCGACCGACTGCCGGGCCCGGGTCGGGCGCGGCGAACCGGTCTGGTACCTGGTTCCTGACGGTGTGGTGCAGTACATCGCGAAGCGCGGGCTCTACCAGGACCGATCTATGCCTGGTTCGTCCCGACACGTCCGCTAGTCGCCCGGAACTGACGCGTCACTCCCGCGCCGCGTGTGAGACGCTAGGAGAATCGCACGGTTGATCGAAGGAGAACGGTGACAGTTTCCGAACGCGCCCACGAGCTGGCGACCGCGGCCGCCCAGGCCGCAGCCGACAAGAAGGCGCAGGACATCGTCATCATCGACGTGGGCGACCAGCTCGCCATCACCGACGCCTTCCTGCTCGCCTCGGCCCCGAACGAGCGCCAGGTGCTCGCCATCGTGGACGCCATCGAGGAACGGCTGCTGGAACTGCCGGAGAAGGCCAAGCCGGTCCGGCGAGAGGGCGAGCGGGGCGGACGCTGGGTGCTGCTCGACTACGTCGACATCGTGGTGCACGTCCAGCACACCGAAGAGCGGGAGTTCTACGCCCTCGACCGGCTGTGGAAGGACTGTCCGACCATCCCGTTCGTCGACCGGGACCTGGTCGAGGCCGACGCCACCGCCGGTTCCGCGGCCTCCGCCGAATGACCCGACTGATCGTCTGGCGGCACGGCAACACCGACTGGAACAACGCCGGGCGGGTGCAGGGGCAGACCGACGTGCCGCTCAACGAGCGGGGTCGGGAGCAGGCGCTGGCCGCCGCGCCGCTGCTCGCCGCGCTCCGTCCGGACGCCATCGTCTCCAGCGACCTGAGCCGCGCGGCGGACACCGCCGCCGCGCTGGCCGCGCTGACCGGACTGCCGGTACGCACCGATCCGCGGCTGCGGGAACGGTACTTCGGGCACTGGCAGGGACTCCTGACCAGCGAGGTGGCCGAGCGTCACCCCGCCGAGTACGCCCGCTGGCGGGCCGGGGACCCCGACCCGGGCGCCGGGCTGGAGAGCCTCGACGACCTCGGCAAGCGGGTCGGCGCCGGCCTCCGGGCCGCCGCCGACGCGGCCCCGGGCGGGACGGTGGTGGTCGCCACCCACGGCGGCGGGGCCCGCCAGGGCTGCGGCCACCTGCTCGGCTGGGACCACACGGTGCTGGCCACCGTCACTTCCCTGGGCAACTGCCACTGGACGGAGCTGCGGCACGACGAGGTCCGGGGCTGGCAACTGCGGGCCCACAACGTCGGCGTCCCTGCTGTCGGGCTGTCCGCCGCGGCGGTCGGTGCCGGGCCGGCCGCGTCCACCGAGGCGATCTGATCCCTGGCCGGCCGGCCCGGAAGTGCCGGCCGGCGCGACCGGCGGCCCGCAGCGGGAGATCGGGCAGTCGGCGTACCGGATGGCGACCGGCCCGCGCCGGCCGGCGGCCCACAGCGGTATCGACTAGCGTGCGGGCATGCCCGTCGCGGTCGTCACCGACTCCACCGCCTACCTGCCACCCGACCTGGTGCGTGCGCACCGGCTGACCGTGGTGCCGCTGACCGTCGTGCTCAACGGCGCAGAGGGCCTGGAAGGCGTCGAAACCGGCCCCGACGACGCCACCCGGGCCCTCGGCGCCCGCCGGGTCTCGGTGAGCACCTCCCGTCCCGCCCCGGAGCAGTTCGGTCACACGTACCGCCGACTGCTGGCCGCCGGGGCCGACGGGGTGGTGTCCGTGCACCTGTCCGCCGAACTCTCCGGCACGGTCGAGGGCGCCCGTGCCGCCGCCGGCGACCTCGCCGGTCGGGTGGCCGTCGTGGACAGCCGGTCCGCCGGAATGGGCATCGGGTTCCCGGTGCTCGCCGCCGCGCGGGCCGCCGAGCGCGGCGCGGACCTTGCCGGGGTACGCGACGCGGCGCTGGCCGCAGTGGACCGCACCCGCGTCCTGTTCTACGTCGACACGCTGGAGTTCCTGCGCCGAGGCGGCCGGATCAACGCCGCCGAGGCGCTGCTCGGCACGGCCCTCTCGGTCAAGCCGATCATGCACGTGGTCGACGGGACGATCGTGCTGCGGGAGAAGGTCCGTACCGCCAGCCGGGGCGTGGCCCGCCTGGTGGACCTCGCCGTCGAGGCCGCCGGTGACGACCAGGTGGACCTGGCCGTGCACCACCTGGCCGCGCCGGAGCGGGCCGAGCAACTGCTCGAGGCGTTGCGCGTACGGCTCGGCGACCGACTGCACGACACCTACCTGACCGAGGCGGGTGCGGTGGTGGCCGCGCACGCCGGGCCGGGACTGGCGTCGGTGGTGGTGCATCGGCGGTCGGAATGAGCCGCTGGTCGTGGGCGGTCCGGAGGTCGACTAGCACAGCCAGGGCATGATCAGGGCGTTTTCCACAGGAGGGCCCGTCGTCCACAGGTGACCCGGCCGACGGCCTCGCCCCCGCCTTCGCCGGCTTAACGTCGCGCCGTGTCCGACGACCAGGAGACCGAGGTACGCCAACGGCTACGGCGGCTGCTCCCCGTGCCCACTGGTACGCCCGCCGAGCCGCTCCCGCTCTTGGTGCCGGATCGGCCGGGCGGCCCGCCACCGGAAGAAGCCGGCCCGGTCCACCACGGCCATGACCCCGGTCGCGCCGTATTACCGGATGCCCGAATACCCGGCGGCCCGGAGACGGGGTGGCCAGCACCGTCCGGCGATCACGTGTCCGGAGCCGCCCCGCCGGCGATGGCAGCCCGGGCACCGCTGACCGGCCCGGGAGTCTTCGACCCGGGGCGGCGGGGCGTCCGGGCACTCGCCGCGGTCGCGGCCGTGGTGGTGCTCGGGGCCGGCTTCTGGGCCTGGCGGTCCCGGCCGCAGGTGGAGCCGGTGCCGGCGCCGTCGGCATCGGCTGCTCTGCCTGCCGACGCCGCCCCGGCACCGCCGTCGGGCAGCGGCGCGGCCGAACTGGTGGTGGCGGTCGCCGGCCGGGTGCGTCGCCCCGGGCTGGTCCGGCTACCCGCCGGTGCCCGGGTCGCCGACGCGATCGAGGCGGCCGGCGGCGCGCAGCCCGGAGTGGACGTCGCGCTGCTCAACCTGGCCCGCCGGGTCACCGACGGCGAGCTGATTCTCGTCGGGGTCACCCCGCCACCAGGT
The nucleotide sequence above comes from Micromonospora pallida. Encoded proteins:
- the rpmA gene encoding 50S ribosomal protein L27; the encoded protein is MAHKKGASSSRNGRDSAAQRLGVKRFGGQVVSAGEIIIRQRGTKFHPGDLVGRGGDDTLFALAAGAVQFGTKRGRKTVSIVPAGQ
- a CDS encoding GNAT family N-acetyltransferase, encoding MLIQMRPASDPEIAALIAAQQWELREAHGGLAGQATETRDDVRYLAVVVNGRAVACGGIQALDSGTGEIKRMYVRPAFRGRGIGRQLLVALEEVAFQQGLHTLCLETATYLPAAIALYTSGGYASVPLFGEYVGKAYSVCFAKRLPLAA
- a CDS encoding YfjI family protein, with the translated sequence MTYDPATTSNHGYGYEPQNGTYGSHTATYESHNGIESHNGTSTSDNGVREQARQVGAEAAQAGGAVAHTAREQGREVVDEATRQARNVYGEARSQLASQASDQQRRAAGGLRSLADEMRSMAHQGGQAGPVTELAHQAAERVHGVANWLDERQPGDLLHEVRDYARRNPGTFLVGAAVLGVLAGRLTRNMAATDSGQHAMNGHRAYQPVADLDRTAVLPPAGYPMPDPGYADPMTDGYHQSPRPGGYADPMPSSGYADPMPSSGYADPMPSGGYADPMPPSGTGRPLPPVDQTDPLPGVPSSGFTRP
- a CDS encoding phage holin family protein is translated as MSMPTQGYDPAQQPTMNLNGHSRPHTAEEVTGRSVGDLMRQVTADLSTLMRQEVELAKAEIREEGKKAGKAAGFFGGAGFGGYMVALFLSLALWGGLSNVMDAGWAALIVAVLWGVVAAVLYSMGKKNAERVRGLKRTNDTVHRIPGALKPHPEGVTR
- a CDS encoding DUF3618 domain-containing protein, with product MSTDPDQIRREIEATRNNLSSDVDALAYKVSPSRIVDDRKQRARDALQNVRDKVMGTASDLGHTGGHAAHSVTDRASSAASSVGHAAHSAASSVQDAAHRAPQTLRHKSQGNPLAAGLIAFGVGWLASSLLPATDREQRAATQVKEKAREHSHLVTDKLGEVAGEMKEQLREPATRATESVKSTAQEAAQTVKDDTKAAAHDVKDQAQYAREQVRH
- a CDS encoding DUF397 domain-containing protein, coding for MGQHPKGDFDLSRAVWQRAEGDTSDSAVEVAFVDDLIGMRNSAEPDGPVLVFTQDEWDAFVAGAQDGEFDLD
- the pepN gene encoding aminopeptidase N is translated as MPSLSRVEATARGALITVESYQVDLDLTGDSDDRFRSHATITFRATPGAGTFVEVKPARLTRVRLNDRDLDPGLLVDNRLPLTELAAVNTLTVEAEMAYSNTGEGMHRFVDPADGETYLYAMSFLDDVQRIFAAFDQPDLKAPVTLSVTAPPEWTVAANGRLAARPRPGRWEFAPTAPLATYFFSLIAGPYHVRQTEHDGIPLGLYCRRSLATHLDADAEEIFTVTRQCLDRFHQLFAERYPFDKYDQAFVPEFNAGAMENPGLVTIRDDYVFRSAVTDSQRELRATTIAHEMAHMWFGDLVTMRWWDDLWLNESFAEYLGVRVTAEATRFDQAWTTFALRRKAWGYAADQRPSTHPVAPEEVADAAEALLNFDGISYAKGAGVLRQLVAWLGDEAFLAGLNAHFAAHRFGNATLADLLASLSAASGRDLGGWAESWLRRPEVNTLRAEVGLDADGRYTEVAITQTAPETHPVLRSHRIGVGLYSVDGTVQRQEVDLDPATDGGRTVLSGLTGQPAARLLLPNDGDLTFAKVRLDPASADAVPLVLPGLADPLARALLWGEALHAAIDGERPVTAVVALIAAALPTETEVIIAEDVLGLSRPLIDRYLEPAARDAALAEVAGACQRLLAAAPAGGSLQLAAAQGLIGASTDTALLGGWLAGAGVPDGLAVDADLRWALLHRLAVLGAVGEAEIAAESAADPSATGAVEAVRCRAALPDPDAKRRAWEIVTRDTDLSNRLVEGAADNFWQPEQAELTEPYVARYFAEMPAAATLRTPWVAEHVAKLAYPRYAVAASTRELAAALLSRADLTPDLRRVVIDADDDLRRALIARTARAVAA
- the nadD gene encoding nicotinate-nucleotide adenylyltransferase → MEEDIRRIGIMGGTFDPIHHGHLVAASEVADRFGLDEVVFVPTGQPWQKADEPVSPAEDRYLMTVVATASNPRFQVSRVDIDRGGPTYTVDTLRDLQAEYGPKVQLYFITGADALARIISWKDLDEIFELAHFIGVTRPGFELSDAHVPADTVSLVQVPAMAISSTDCRARVGRGEPVWYLVPDGVVQYIAKRGLYQDRSMPGSSRHVR
- the rsfS gene encoding ribosome silencing factor → MTVSERAHELATAAAQAAADKKAQDIVIIDVGDQLAITDAFLLASAPNERQVLAIVDAIEERLLELPEKAKPVRREGERGGRWVLLDYVDIVVHVQHTEEREFYALDRLWKDCPTIPFVDRDLVEADATAGSAASAE
- a CDS encoding histidine phosphatase family protein encodes the protein MTRLIVWRHGNTDWNNAGRVQGQTDVPLNERGREQALAAAPLLAALRPDAIVSSDLSRAADTAAALAALTGLPVRTDPRLRERYFGHWQGLLTSEVAERHPAEYARWRAGDPDPGAGLESLDDLGKRVGAGLRAAADAAPGGTVVVATHGGGARQGCGHLLGWDHTVLATVTSLGNCHWTELRHDEVRGWQLRAHNVGVPAVGLSAAAVGAGPAASTEAI
- a CDS encoding DegV family protein, with protein sequence MPVAVVTDSTAYLPPDLVRAHRLTVVPLTVVLNGAEGLEGVETGPDDATRALGARRVSVSTSRPAPEQFGHTYRRLLAAGADGVVSVHLSAELSGTVEGARAAAGDLAGRVAVVDSRSAGMGIGFPVLAAARAAERGADLAGVRDAALAAVDRTRVLFYVDTLEFLRRGGRINAAEALLGTALSVKPIMHVVDGTIVLREKVRTASRGVARLVDLAVEAAGDDQVDLAVHHLAAPERAEQLLEALRVRLGDRLHDTYLTEAGAVVAAHAGPGLASVVVHRRSE
- a CDS encoding ComEA family DNA-binding protein, whose translation is MPDRPGGPPPEEAGPVHHGHDPGRAVLPDARIPGGPETGWPAPSGDHVSGAAPPAMAARAPLTGPGVFDPGRRGVRALAAVAAVVVLGAGFWAWRSRPQVEPVPAPSASAALPADAAPAPPSGSGAAELVVAVAGRVRRPGLVRLPAGARVADAIEAAGGAQPGVDVALLNLARRVTDGELILVGVTPPPGAGPTAAGAAPGAGGPGAPAAGGKVNLNTATVAQLDTLPGVGPVLAQRIIDHRDRQGGFRSVGDLRQVEGIGDARYEQLKDLVTV